In a genomic window of Thermodesulfatator atlanticus DSM 21156:
- a CDS encoding segregation and condensation protein A: protein MTREYIVKIPVFEGPLDLLLHLVRKNKLNIFDLPISLITEQYLAYLEMMKALDLEIAGEYLYMAATLLYIKSKMLLPDEEETEETSLEEDPRREIVEPLLELDRYQKAAEKLWERPLLGRDVFVAPPYDMPRPEEISVSIFDLLAALKEVLGRKPPSPLEVSRARFLIQEKMAEIEELLSEKKRIYLRDLFKRAKSREEAITYFLALLELALREKLRLIQQKPLAEVEIIKR from the coding sequence ATGACCAGAGAGTATATCGTCAAAATTCCTGTTTTCGAAGGCCCCCTTGACCTTTTATTGCACCTGGTGCGCAAAAACAAGCTTAACATCTTTGACCTTCCCATTTCCCTTATCACCGAGCAATACCTTGCCTATCTTGAGATGATGAAGGCCCTTGATCTTGAGATTGCAGGGGAATACCTCTACATGGCCGCTACCCTTCTTTATATCAAAAGCAAAATGCTTCTCCCTGATGAGGAAGAAACCGAAGAAACATCACTTGAAGAAGACCCGCGGCGCGAGATTGTCGAACCACTCCTAGAACTTGACCGTTACCAAAAAGCCGCAGAAAAACTCTGGGAAAGGCCTCTTCTTGGCAGGGATGTGTTTGTTGCACCTCCGTACGATATGCCACGGCCAGAAGAAATATCTGTTTCTATTTTTGACTTGCTTGCTGCGTTAAAGGAAGTCCTAGGAAGAAAGCCCCCCTCTCCTCTTGAGGTTTCAAGGGCTCGCTTTTTAATCCAGGAAAAAATGGCAGAAATAGAAGAACTCCTTTCTGAAAAAAAGCGCATTTATCTGCGAGATCTTTTTAAACGGGCTAAGAGCCGTGAAGAGGCCATAACTTATTTTCTGGCACTTCTTGAGCTTGCCCTAAGAGAAAAACTAAGGCTTATTCAGCAAAAGCCTTTGGCAGAAGTAGAGATCATAAAAAGATGA
- a CDS encoding archaemetzincin — MFKAVSLVPLGTVRQDVIDAIAGGIYENLNLEVYFEEPAPLPQEFFDKERGQFKADDLVTWFQQNIETRSRLKLGICEVDLYAWDLNFVFGISILKQGTALLSYRRLDNAFYHLPPNDRLLYERVQKEALHELGHAIGLDHCEAPCVMHYSNSVMEVDVKPAKFCPECWRRINLLLGRNI; from the coding sequence ATGTTTAAAGCGGTATCCCTTGTGCCCCTTGGTACCGTGCGTCAGGATGTAATTGACGCGATAGCAGGTGGTATTTACGAGAATTTGAATCTAGAAGTTTATTTTGAAGAACCTGCCCCTCTTCCTCAGGAATTTTTTGATAAAGAACGAGGACAATTCAAAGCAGACGACCTGGTTACCTGGTTCCAGCAAAATATCGAAACCCGCTCGCGCCTTAAGCTCGGTATTTGTGAAGTGGATCTTTACGCCTGGGATTTAAATTTTGTCTTTGGCATTTCAATCTTAAAACAGGGCACGGCCCTTCTCTCTTATCGGCGGCTTGATAATGCCTTTTATCACTTACCCCCTAACGACAGGCTCTTATACGAAAGGGTTCAAAAAGAAGCGCTTCACGAACTTGGCCATGCCATTGGCCTTGACCACTGCGAAGCCCCCTGCGTAATGCATTATTCCAATAGCGTCATGGAAGTTGACGTAAAACCTGCTAAATTTTGTCCAGAGTGCTGGCGAAGGATTAATTTATTACTCGGAAGAAATATTTAG
- a CDS encoding LAGLIDADG family homing endonuclease, which yields MKLPETKLPLTENALIVLAKRYLLRDKAGNPVETPEDMFRRVARAVASAELLYDKNANLEELEEKFYQLMASLDFLPNSPTLMNAGRELGQLSACFVLPIEDSLESIFETLKHTALIHKSGGGTGFSFSRLRPKGDIVRTTHGVSSGPVSFMQVYDAATEAIKQGGTRRGANMGILRIDHPDIEEFITIKRDITKLTNFNISVAITEKFMQAYAAGKDFALINPRNGEVVRRVSARKLFDLLVENAWLTGDPGVIFIDYINEKNPTPNLGMIEATNPCVTKDTWIMTAEGPKQVKDLIKVSFQARINGKDFWAPYGFFYTGNKIVYEICTKEGFQLKVTENHPLLKVRTRTRCRLETYWTLAREIRIGDLLVLNDHRQNTYWPGEGNFEEGYLLGLLIGDGTIKKDKATLSLFEEKGSFDEGIYYGALAAAYSLPHRRDFCGWIFLSKRRECRLSLAYIKSLAKRYGITPGQKQITASIEKCSSDFYRGFLRGLFDADGSVQGSHQKGISIRLAQSSLNNLKRVQRMLLRLGIFSRIYQNRRSKQRKKLPNGKGSYSLYWTKTQHELIISRENILTFYEKIGFSHKKKSQKLKEAIQNYQRKLNKERFVVKVTDIKILPPEPVYDCAVPGVNAFDANGFIVHNCGEQPLLPYESCNLGSINLSHFVKNKKIDYERLRETVHLAVHFLDNVIDVNRFPLPQIEAQTKKTRKIGLGVMGFADMLIKLGIPYNSRKAVEVAEEVMGFINRESVSASSLLAKMRGNFPAYRGSIWDSPKTPCMRNATTTTIAPTGSISIIAGCSSGIEPLFAVAYVRRVLDGTELREVHPLFEKALKEVGFSLEKITEITEKALKTGSIKHLEEIPKNIRELFVTAFDITPEEHLRIQAAFQRHVHNAVSKTINFPENATKEDVRKVYLLAHKLKLKGVTVYRYGSRPTQVLNLLRREGTVPRPRPKITHGFTRKIRTGCGNLYVTVNWDEKGLCEVFATMGKAGGCAACQIEATSRLISLCLRSGVAPQAIIKQLAGIRCPSPAWEDGKAILSCPDAVAKVLAEALNIEIKPEERPSLGACPDCGGPLEMESGCLFCRSCGFSKCD from the coding sequence ATGAAGCTTCCAGAAACAAAACTTCCTCTTACTGAAAACGCCCTCATCGTACTGGCCAAAAGATATCTTTTGCGCGACAAGGCAGGAAATCCTGTAGAAACCCCGGAAGACATGTTTCGCCGGGTTGCCCGCGCGGTGGCATCTGCTGAGCTTCTTTATGACAAAAACGCCAACCTCGAAGAACTAGAAGAAAAATTCTACCAACTCATGGCTAGCCTTGATTTTTTGCCAAACTCCCCTACCCTCATGAATGCTGGGCGCGAGCTTGGTCAGCTTTCTGCCTGTTTTGTTTTGCCTATTGAAGACTCCCTTGAATCCATCTTTGAAACCCTTAAACACACGGCGCTAATCCACAAATCCGGCGGAGGCACGGGATTTTCTTTTTCCCGATTAAGGCCAAAGGGAGACATCGTGCGCACCACCCACGGAGTCTCAAGTGGACCAGTCTCTTTTATGCAGGTCTATGACGCTGCCACCGAGGCCATAAAACAGGGAGGCACAAGACGCGGGGCCAACATGGGAATCCTTCGCATTGATCATCCAGATATCGAAGAATTTATCACCATCAAAAGAGACATCACCAAGCTCACTAACTTCAATATCTCAGTGGCTATTACGGAAAAATTCATGCAGGCTTATGCTGCAGGCAAGGACTTTGCCCTGATAAACCCTAGAAACGGAGAAGTAGTGCGCCGTGTTTCTGCCCGCAAGCTTTTTGATCTTTTGGTGGAAAACGCCTGGCTTACCGGAGACCCTGGTGTCATTTTTATTGATTACATAAACGAAAAAAATCCTACCCCTAATCTAGGGATGATCGAGGCCACCAACCCCTGCGTAACAAAAGACACCTGGATAATGACTGCTGAGGGGCCAAAACAAGTCAAAGACCTTATCAAGGTCTCTTTTCAGGCAAGAATTAACGGAAAAGATTTTTGGGCCCCTTACGGCTTTTTCTATACCGGCAATAAAATAGTCTATGAAATCTGCACCAAAGAAGGGTTTCAACTTAAAGTCACCGAAAATCATCCTTTATTAAAAGTTCGTACCAGGACCCGTTGCCGCTTAGAAACTTATTGGACCCTTGCTCGAGAAATTAGAATAGGCGATCTACTCGTACTAAACGACCACCGTCAAAATACTTACTGGCCAGGAGAAGGCAACTTTGAAGAAGGTTACTTGTTGGGGTTACTGATAGGTGACGGTACGATAAAAAAAGACAAGGCAACTCTTTCGCTTTTTGAAGAAAAGGGCTCCTTTGATGAAGGAATTTACTATGGAGCCTTAGCCGCTGCTTATTCTCTTCCACATCGTAGAGATTTTTGCGGCTGGATCTTTCTTTCTAAACGCCGGGAATGCCGGCTTTCACTTGCCTATATCAAGTCTCTTGCAAAAAGATATGGCATAACTCCTGGCCAAAAACAAATAACAGCTTCAATCGAAAAATGTTCCAGTGATTTTTACCGGGGATTTCTGAGAGGACTTTTTGACGCTGACGGATCCGTACAAGGAAGTCATCAGAAAGGCATAAGTATCCGTTTGGCCCAAAGTAGTCTTAATAATCTGAAACGCGTTCAAAGAATGCTTCTAAGGCTGGGAATCTTTTCACGCATTTATCAAAACAGACGTTCCAAACAACGAAAAAAATTGCCTAATGGGAAAGGTAGCTATTCTCTATATTGGACAAAAACACAACACGAACTGATTATTTCCAGAGAAAATATTTTAACTTTTTACGAAAAAATAGGATTTTCTCATAAAAAGAAAAGCCAAAAGTTAAAGGAAGCTATCCAAAACTATCAAAGAAAGCTGAACAAAGAGAGATTTGTTGTCAAAGTCACCGACATTAAAATTTTACCGCCAGAGCCTGTTTATGATTGTGCAGTACCTGGGGTAAATGCCTTTGATGCAAACGGATTTATTGTTCATAACTGCGGGGAACAGCCCCTTCTTCCTTACGAAAGTTGTAACCTCGGCTCTATTAATCTTTCACATTTTGTAAAAAACAAAAAAATAGACTACGAGCGTTTGCGAGAAACCGTCCACCTGGCAGTACACTTTCTTGATAACGTAATCGACGTGAATCGTTTTCCTCTTCCTCAAATCGAAGCCCAGACCAAAAAAACCCGCAAAATAGGCCTTGGCGTAATGGGCTTTGCAGACATGCTCATCAAGCTGGGTATCCCTTACAATTCCCGAAAAGCCGTGGAAGTTGCCGAAGAGGTAATGGGTTTTATAAATCGTGAGTCTGTTTCAGCAAGTTCTTTACTTGCCAAGATGCGCGGAAATTTCCCTGCCTACCGGGGAAGCATATGGGATAGTCCCAAGACACCATGCATGCGCAATGCCACCACCACAACCATAGCCCCCACCGGGTCTATCTCTATAATTGCCGGATGCTCTTCAGGAATAGAGCCTCTTTTTGCCGTGGCATACGTGCGCCGGGTACTTGATGGCACGGAGCTTCGGGAAGTACATCCCCTTTTTGAAAAAGCGCTCAAAGAAGTCGGCTTTTCCCTAGAAAAAATTACCGAAATCACCGAAAAAGCCCTTAAGACCGGAAGCATTAAACACTTAGAGGAAATCCCCAAAAACATAAGAGAGCTTTTTGTAACGGCCTTTGACATAACCCCTGAGGAACACCTGCGTATTCAAGCAGCCTTTCAACGCCACGTGCACAATGCGGTCTCAAAGACCATAAATTTCCCTGAGAACGCTACCAAAGAAGACGTGCGCAAGGTCTATCTTTTGGCCCATAAGCTAAAGCTTAAAGGGGTCACGGTTTACCGTTACGGCTCAAGGCCCACACAGGTACTTAATCTTTTACGCCGCGAAGGGACTGTTCCGAGGCCACGTCCCAAAATCACCCACGGCTTTACCCGCAAAATACGCACGGGCTGTGGAAACCTTTACGTAACGGTTAACTGGGATGAAAAGGGGCTTTGTGAAGTATTTGCCACTATGGGCAAGGCCGGAGGCTGTGCGGCCTGTCAGATAGAAGCTACCAGCAGGCTGATTTCTCTTTGCCTGCGCTCAGGAGTAGCTCCTCAGGCCATAATCAAACAACTGGCTGGCATCAGGTGCCCCTCCCCTGCCTGGGAAGACGGGAAAGCCATTCTTTCTTGCCCTGATGCCGTGGCCAAGGTGTTAGCAGAGGCTTTAAACATTGAAATTAAGCCCGAAGAGAGGCCCTCTCTTGGGGCCTGCCCTGATTGCGGGGGCCCCCTTGAAATGGAATCAGGGTGTCTTTTTTGCCGCAGTTGCGGCTTTTCAAAATGCGACTAA
- the tsaA gene encoding tRNA (N6-threonylcarbamoyladenosine(37)-N6)-methyltransferase TrmO, translating into MAEEIPLKKICFEPIGFVHTEAKEVPRFYTISQVKGRLEIFPEYKLGLKDIKPGDRIWVLFHFHKSPPFEERYLIQEPPHRPGEKRGVFSTCSPVRPNPIGLSALKVLSVKENIIEVEGLDILDGTPILDIKPYKTAEEDK; encoded by the coding sequence ATGGCTGAAGAGATTCCTTTAAAAAAGATTTGCTTTGAACCTATTGGCTTTGTGCACACCGAGGCCAAAGAAGTGCCGCGCTTTTACACGATTTCGCAGGTAAAAGGCCGCCTTGAAATTTTCCCAGAATACAAGCTCGGGTTAAAAGACATTAAGCCAGGAGACAGAATCTGGGTTCTTTTCCACTTTCACAAAAGCCCGCCTTTTGAAGAGCGCTATCTGATCCAAGAGCCCCCTCATCGTCCAGGAGAAAAGCGCGGGGTCTTCAGCACATGTTCTCCTGTTCGTCCGAATCCCATTGGGCTTTCGGCCTTAAAAGTGCTTTCTGTAAAGGAAAATATTATCGAGGTAGAAGGCCTAGATATCCTTGATGGCACCCCTATTCTTGACATAAAGCCCTATAAAACTGCAGAGGAAGATAAATAG
- a CDS encoding SAM-dependent methyltransferase, whose product MKIILYAILALFLPLAFLKLCYAVGTISVLRRTKGALFVGTSRKKIKAICEHLELSPEKRIVDLGCGDGRFLRAVYKRFGVIGEGYEINPFAYLLAKTLNYLTRTPVKIHRKNFFNCDLSQYDLIFCYLFPDLLLDLAPKIKKEARPGTIIISANFPLPGFSPYLVLRVEDPIYFYRI is encoded by the coding sequence ATGAAGATCATTTTATACGCTATCTTGGCCTTATTTTTGCCCCTTGCTTTTTTAAAGCTTTGTTATGCCGTAGGGACTATTTCTGTGCTACGTCGCACAAAAGGCGCTCTTTTTGTAGGCACTTCGCGCAAGAAGATAAAGGCCATTTGCGAACACCTTGAGCTTTCCCCTGAGAAGAGAATTGTCGACCTTGGCTGTGGGGACGGAAGATTTTTGCGGGCAGTTTATAAAAGATTCGGCGTCATCGGCGAGGGATATGAAATAAACCCCTTTGCTTACCTTTTGGCAAAAACGCTAAATTACCTCACCCGCACCCCGGTAAAAATTCATCGCAAAAACTTCTTTAACTGTGATCTCTCTCAATATGACTTAATCTTTTGTTATCTTTTTCCGGATCTTTTGCTTGATCTTGCTCCTAAAATCAAAAAAGAAGCAAGGCCTGGCACTATCATAATCAGTGCCAATTTCCCTTTACCGGGTTTTTCTCCCTATTTAGTTTTAAGAGTAGAGGACCCCATCTATTTTTACCGCATCTGA
- a CDS encoding 23S rRNA (pseudouridine(1915)-N(3))-methyltransferase RlmH, with product MRWPAKVRVITPGKIKFSFIREGVAYYEKRLKNYLSFALEEKKVPKTSLSTLKQKEGEVLLKATGNAFIVALDERGKIFTSQEFARKLESLLNREREVAFVLGGAYGLSEEVLKRADLKLSLSLMTFGHEIALLVFCEQLYRALAILSGEPYHK from the coding sequence ATGCGCTGGCCGGCAAAAGTGCGCGTAATTACGCCGGGAAAGATAAAGTTTTCTTTTATCCGGGAAGGTGTAGCATATTACGAAAAGCGTCTTAAAAATTATCTTTCGTTTGCTCTTGAAGAAAAAAAAGTCCCCAAAACTTCTCTTTCGACCCTAAAACAAAAAGAAGGAGAAGTTTTGCTTAAGGCCACCGGGAATGCCTTTATTGTTGCACTTGATGAAAGGGGAAAAATTTTTACTTCGCAAGAGTTTGCAAGGAAGCTAGAGAGTTTGCTTAATAGAGAAAGAGAAGTGGCATTTGTTTTGGGCGGAGCCTATGGGCTTTCAGAGGAGGTCCTTAAGCGGGCGGATTTAAAACTTTCTCTTTCCCTAATGACTTTTGGCCATGAAATAGCACTTCTTGTTTTTTGTGAGCAACTATACCGAGCACTTGCTATTCTTTCTGGTGAACCATACCACAAATGA
- a CDS encoding glycosyltransferase family 2 protein — protein sequence MKPLVSVIIPTHNRASFLKEALDSVFAQTFRDFEVIVVDDGSSDYTVKLVANYPIRFVKRAQRRGVSSARNAGIRRARGKFLAFLDSDDLWLPKKLEMQVLFFKKHPEAVAVQTEEIWIRRGRRVNPRRRHQKPSGFFFDRALELCLISPSGIMLKRDVLYEIGLFDESFPVCEDYELWLRLLARYPVFLIKTPLVVKRGGHEDQLSRTPGLDYYRLKALFKIYPEPYLTPAMRLLIIREASQKAAVYLKGAKKRGKILKIKEIDEKLRKIKLFPGLPCFRALK from the coding sequence ATGAAACCCCTGGTTTCAGTGATTATTCCTACGCATAACAGGGCCTCTTTTCTAAAAGAAGCGCTTGACTCTGTTTTTGCCCAGACTTTTCGAGATTTTGAAGTCATCGTGGTAGATGACGGCTCAAGTGATTACACGGTCAAATTAGTGGCCAATTATCCGATACGCTTTGTTAAGCGAGCCCAAAGGCGCGGGGTTTCTTCGGCAAGAAATGCAGGAATTCGCCGGGCGCGCGGAAAATTCTTGGCTTTTCTTGACAGCGATGACCTCTGGCTTCCCAAAAAACTTGAAATGCAGGTTTTGTTTTTTAAGAAACACCCTGAGGCGGTGGCTGTTCAGACTGAAGAAATCTGGATACGCAGGGGCAGGCGGGTAAATCCCCGCAGGCGTCACCAAAAACCCTCTGGCTTTTTCTTTGACAGGGCCCTTGAGCTCTGTCTGATAAGCCCGTCGGGAATAATGCTTAAAAGGGACGTGCTTTATGAGATAGGACTTTTTGACGAGAGTTTTCCTGTATGTGAAGATTATGAACTCTGGTTAAGGCTTCTAGCACGCTATCCGGTCTTTCTGATAAAAACCCCCTTGGTGGTAAAAAGGGGAGGCCATGAAGATCAGCTTTCCCGCACCCCAGGCCTTGATTATTATCGTTTAAAGGCCCTTTTTAAGATTTATCCTGAGCCATATTTGACGCCAGCTATGAGACTTTTGATAATTAGAGAAGCCAGCCAAAAAGCCGCTGTTTATCTAAAAGGGGCTAAAAAACGTGGAAAAATTCTCAAGATAAAAGAGATAGACGAAAAACTTAGAAAAATAAAACTATTTCCTGGACTTCCCTGTTTTAGAGCTTTAAAGTAA
- the selB gene encoding selenocysteine-specific translation elongation factor, which produces MAEKRVILGTAGHIDHGKTTLVKALTGIDTDRLKEEKERGITIELGFAHLTLPSGVRLGIVDVPGHERFVKNMVAGASGVDLVALVIAADEGVMPQTKEHLEICELLGVKTGIVVITKKDLVDEEWLELIKEDIAEALKGTFLEDAPMIAVSATTGEGLEELISLLDKVVKQVPDRPAKGPFRLAIDRVFTVKGFGTVVTGTSLSGKVKIGDEVKIYPKELDAKVRRIQVHGEDRDQAEAGQRTALNLHGVTKEDLERGDVVAHKGALRPSLIVDVALKYLSSAPKPLQHNTRVRFHIGTSEVLGRVFLFGTDKIEPGSEALAQLRLEEPVVCWRGDHFVIRSYSPMITIGGGVVLNPVAFRRKRSQRHQLEELKLLRDGTTEDVILYHLRIAEEMGLPFEEIALRVSIFGEDLEEILKKLKEHGKIKEIRTEAKRLFMAREIYDEIKQEILNRLRKFHEKFPLKPGLTKEELKQRLPSGLEVRVYEKMLEELIAKGKIVQEKEIIRLKEHKIVLAEEQEALKRKIEDAFRKAGFTPPDKDEILARFKENPALVQEIFSLLLQEGKLVKLRDELVFHHDVIEEVKKRVVSFLTKNKEMAVGDFRKLVDGSSRKYMIPLLEYLDREKVTIRLGDKRVLRRKET; this is translated from the coding sequence ATGGCGGAAAAGCGTGTTATTCTTGGCACCGCAGGACATATTGACCACGGAAAAACTACCTTAGTAAAGGCCTTAACCGGCATTGATACAGACCGTCTAAAAGAAGAAAAAGAACGCGGAATCACGATAGAACTCGGCTTTGCCCATCTCACCCTGCCAAGCGGAGTGCGCCTTGGCATTGTTGATGTCCCAGGGCATGAGCGCTTTGTAAAAAACATGGTAGCAGGAGCAAGTGGTGTCGATCTCGTGGCCCTGGTGATAGCAGCAGACGAAGGTGTTATGCCACAAACCAAAGAACACCTTGAAATATGTGAACTCCTTGGCGTCAAGACCGGAATCGTAGTTATCACCAAAAAAGACCTGGTTGACGAAGAGTGGCTCGAGCTCATCAAAGAAGACATTGCCGAGGCCCTAAAAGGAACCTTCCTTGAAGATGCACCCATGATTGCTGTCTCAGCGACCACGGGAGAAGGCCTGGAAGAGCTCATTTCTCTCCTTGATAAAGTTGTTAAACAGGTACCTGATCGTCCGGCAAAAGGCCCCTTCCGCCTGGCAATAGACCGTGTTTTTACGGTAAAGGGATTTGGCACCGTGGTCACCGGAACCTCTCTTTCTGGAAAGGTAAAAATAGGAGACGAAGTAAAAATCTATCCCAAAGAACTAGATGCCAAAGTGCGCCGTATCCAGGTCCACGGCGAAGACCGTGACCAGGCAGAGGCTGGTCAGCGCACCGCCTTGAATCTGCATGGAGTTACCAAAGAAGACTTAGAACGCGGCGACGTAGTAGCCCACAAAGGGGCCTTAAGACCTAGCCTTATCGTGGACGTAGCCCTCAAGTATCTTTCAAGCGCCCCAAAGCCCCTTCAACACAATACCAGGGTACGCTTCCATATCGGCACAAGCGAGGTCCTGGGACGGGTCTTTCTATTTGGCACGGACAAAATAGAACCAGGAAGCGAGGCCCTGGCCCAATTGCGCCTGGAAGAACCGGTAGTCTGCTGGCGAGGGGACCACTTTGTCATCAGAAGCTACTCACCTATGATAACCATTGGAGGTGGTGTAGTCCTTAACCCCGTGGCCTTCAGGCGCAAACGCTCCCAACGCCACCAGCTAGAGGAACTAAAGCTTTTGCGCGATGGAACCACCGAAGACGTCATTCTTTATCACCTTCGTATTGCCGAAGAGATGGGGCTTCCTTTTGAAGAAATTGCCCTAAGAGTTTCTATTTTTGGGGAAGATCTTGAAGAAATCCTTAAAAAGCTCAAAGAACACGGCAAGATTAAAGAGATTCGAACCGAAGCAAAACGTCTTTTCATGGCGCGTGAAATATACGACGAAATCAAACAAGAAATTCTAAACCGCCTGCGTAAATTTCACGAAAAATTCCCCTTAAAACCCGGCCTAACAAAAGAAGAACTCAAACAACGTTTGCCCTCAGGGCTTGAAGTGCGTGTTTACGAAAAGATGCTTGAAGAGCTAATTGCAAAGGGCAAAATAGTCCAGGAAAAAGAGATAATCCGCTTAAAAGAGCATAAAATCGTCCTTGCCGAGGAACAGGAAGCCCTTAAAAGAAAAATCGAAGACGCCTTTCGCAAGGCAGGGTTTACTCCCCCTGATAAAGACGAAATCCTTGCCAGGTTCAAAGAAAACCCCGCTCTTGTACAAGAAATCTTTTCCTTGCTTCTCCAGGAAGGAAAGCTCGTTAAGCTTCGTGATGAACTGGTTTTTCACCATGATGTAATTGAAGAAGTCAAAAAACGTGTAGTTTCATTCCTCACCAAGAACAAAGAAATGGCAGTGGGCGATTTCCGTAAACTCGTTGACGGCTCAAGCCGCAAATACATGATTCCGCTCCTTGAATACCTTGACAGAGAAAAAGTCACTATTCGCCTGGGAGACAAACGCGTACTCCGCCGCAAAGAAACTTAA